One part of the Halopenitus persicus genome encodes these proteins:
- a CDS encoding DUF2391 domain-containing protein, which yields MAADGGTDEESSDADRDGAGGTPDGAGGTPDGAGGTRNVPDDVRNGPNDDEEHPDIEDLLDRLDDLSDTVDEPHERREVERTISLVRRMPGSTAFTEHIYKYTSRDMAEALVGSVIFALPFLVEDGVFVIARWFTAVRVGPIPVVFLAHVLFVLGLTGGLLYYADIREVRVTRPVFGLVPRRYLGVLLVSFGGSFGMLALWGRLALEDPTRLEAFARVCVVWAPAALGAALGDILPGESKGEDISELFDDD from the coding sequence ATGGCCGCCGACGGAGGGACCGACGAGGAGAGCTCGGATGCCGACCGGGATGGAGCAGGTGGCACCCCGGATGGAGCAGGTGGCACCCCGGATGGAGCAGGTGGCACCCGGAATGTCCCCGACGACGTCCGAAATGGACCGAACGACGACGAGGAGCATCCGGATATCGAGGACCTGCTCGACAGGCTCGACGATCTCTCGGACACCGTCGACGAGCCCCACGAGCGGCGGGAGGTCGAACGGACCATCTCGTTGGTTCGGCGGATGCCGGGCAGCACCGCCTTCACCGAGCACATTTATAAATACACGTCGCGGGACATGGCCGAGGCGCTCGTGGGGAGCGTCATCTTCGCGCTCCCGTTTCTCGTCGAGGACGGGGTCTTCGTCATCGCTCGGTGGTTCACGGCGGTCCGGGTCGGACCGATTCCGGTGGTTTTCCTCGCGCACGTCCTGTTCGTCCTCGGGCTGACCGGCGGACTGCTGTACTACGCCGACATCCGAGAGGTGCGAGTCACGCGGCCGGTGTTCGGGCTCGTTCCGCGTCGCTATCTCGGCGTCCTGCTCGTCTCCTTCGGGGGGTCGTTCGGCATGTTGGCCCTGTGGGGCCGGCTCGCGCTCGAGGACCCGACCCGGCTCGAGGCGTTCGCGCGGGTGTGCGTCGTCTGGGCGCCCGCCGCGCTGGGGGCGGCGCTCGGCGACATTCTGCCGGGCGAGAGCAAGGGCGAGGACATCAGCGAGCTGTTCGACGACGATTGA
- the ilvD gene encoding dihydroxy-acid dehydratase, which produces MSQQQGEDPSSAEADTQRRDDADRFAGRKDEDLRSRDVTEGADKAPHRSMFRAMGFDDTDLSSPLVGVANPAADITPCNVHLDDVADAAVDGIGATGGMPIEFGTITISDAISMGTEGMKASLISREIIADSVELVSFGERMDGLVTVAGCDKNLPGMMMAAIRTDLPSVFLYGGSIMPGQHDGRDVTIVQVFEGVGAYAQGDMDADELDDLERNACPGAGSCGGMFTANTMASLSEALGLAPLGSASAPAEDEERYAVAERAGDLALDCIENDRRPSDILTRKSFENAIALQTAIGGSTNGVLHLLALAAEAGVDLDIEDFDEISRRTPKIADMQPGGQSVMNDLHEIGGVPVVIRRLLEAGLFHGDQLTVTGRTIAEELDRLDLPDDDAIDADFLYTVDEPKQPEGAIKILQGNLAPEGAVLKATGQDEFYHQGPARIFETEEDAMEYVQTGEIDSGDVIVIRNEGPTGGPGMREMLGVTAAVVGAGHEDDVALLTDGRFSGGTRGPMIGHVAPEAAQGGPIGLIEDGDEVTVDIPERELSVDLSVDELDRRREEWEPPEPPYSGGVLAKYHRDFASASLGAVTNPGLTSDRDE; this is translated from the coding sequence ATGAGCCAACAGCAGGGGGAGGACCCGTCCTCCGCCGAGGCCGACACGCAGCGCCGCGACGACGCCGACCGGTTCGCGGGACGCAAGGACGAGGACCTCCGAAGCCGGGACGTGACCGAGGGGGCCGACAAGGCGCCCCACCGGTCGATGTTCCGGGCGATGGGCTTCGACGATACCGACCTCTCCTCCCCGCTCGTGGGGGTTGCAAACCCCGCGGCGGACATCACGCCGTGTAACGTCCACCTCGACGACGTCGCCGACGCGGCGGTCGACGGGATCGGCGCAACCGGCGGGATGCCGATCGAGTTCGGCACGATCACCATCTCCGACGCCATCTCGATGGGGACCGAGGGGATGAAGGCCTCCCTCATCTCCCGTGAGATCATCGCGGACTCGGTCGAGCTCGTCTCCTTCGGCGAGCGGATGGACGGACTGGTGACCGTCGCCGGCTGCGACAAGAACCTCCCCGGGATGATGATGGCCGCGATCCGGACCGATCTGCCCTCCGTGTTCCTGTACGGCGGCTCGATCATGCCCGGCCAGCACGACGGTCGCGACGTCACGATCGTCCAGGTCTTCGAGGGCGTGGGCGCGTACGCGCAGGGCGACATGGACGCCGACGAGCTCGACGATCTGGAGCGGAACGCCTGCCCGGGCGCGGGATCCTGCGGCGGGATGTTCACGGCCAACACGATGGCCTCCCTCTCGGAGGCGCTGGGACTGGCGCCGCTTGGGTCCGCCTCCGCGCCCGCCGAGGACGAGGAGCGCTACGCGGTCGCCGAGCGCGCGGGCGATCTGGCTCTCGACTGCATCGAGAACGACCGCCGACCCTCGGACATCCTGACCCGGAAGTCCTTCGAGAACGCCATCGCGCTCCAGACGGCGATCGGCGGCTCGACGAACGGCGTGCTTCACCTGCTCGCGCTGGCCGCCGAGGCCGGCGTCGACCTCGACATCGAGGACTTCGACGAGATCTCCCGGCGCACCCCGAAGATCGCGGACATGCAGCCCGGCGGGCAGAGCGTGATGAACGACCTCCACGAGATCGGCGGCGTGCCGGTCGTGATCCGCCGGCTGCTCGAGGCGGGCCTGTTCCACGGCGACCAGCTGACGGTCACGGGCCGGACGATCGCGGAGGAGCTCGACCGGCTCGACCTCCCCGACGACGACGCGATCGACGCCGACTTCCTCTACACCGTCGACGAGCCCAAACAGCCCGAGGGCGCCATCAAGATCCTGCAGGGGAACCTCGCGCCGGAGGGTGCGGTCCTGAAGGCGACCGGCCAGGACGAGTTCTACCACCAGGGCCCCGCCCGGATCTTCGAGACCGAGGAGGACGCGATGGAGTACGTCCAGACCGGCGAGATCGACTCCGGCGACGTCATCGTCATCCGCAACGAGGGCCCCACCGGCGGTCCCGGGATGCGCGAGATGCTCGGCGTGACCGCGGCCGTGGTCGGCGCGGGCCACGAGGACGACGTCGCGCTGCTGACCGACGGCCGCTTCTCGGGCGGCACCCGCGGCCCGATGATCGGACACGTCGCCCCCGAAGCGGCACAGGGCGGCCCGATCGGCCTCATCGAGGACGGCGACGAGGTGACCGTCGACATCCCCGAGCGTGAGCTCTCGGTCGACCTCTCCGTCGACGAGCTCGACCGCCGCCGCGAGGAGTGGGAACCGCCGGAGCCGCCCTACTCCGGCGGCGTCCTCGCGAAGTACCACCGCGACTTCGCCTCCGCGTCCCTCGGTGCCGTGACGAACCCCGGACTCACCTCCGACCGCGACGAGTAA